A region from the Brassica napus cultivar Da-Ae chromosome C8, Da-Ae, whole genome shotgun sequence genome encodes:
- the LOC106437415 gene encoding meiosis-specific protein ASY2-like has product MAAEIDVSINVRAFEELTYLKSMGEGLYSIQMRPNYNIIVGHPNRTNNWQRFYFYVKSDEFAFEEPPGDTFLDHPDTAAYPEEFRENARAVALLAQESWDNITVERIRRVIDRISRKDWRSDLLPLVTGRKRRFSLLTRAEQGKITTAREMKALPDLSAIIGKRLSGSSSDVPSRTPHGVDRRESPPAVIRPSPVPDSVGSEPSREILEIAAEVRQNEPPQKKKKKHAEKDPVPSVGAENRELVVHEESSRGNAASPSGPSVDRGSDGRDHSKTPEGRREAGVSQSITATTPRSTPSAPGGSSTRKKGPVKFPDHVEFKYDGDTPLAYDPEECAELVHQIRGGAKDMPPVKDLIFKDAYVDAARTKVLSDGSLNYVVELYDTALKGTISKLKNTERLVRVNNSALDLKTSEFKAVIEKAETEHSRLLAEKKAQKAKFTEKFGELKGKFKTAGEKIRVLEREKASLEEEKAAWEKEKAATALRHLKEINRLRDSRSYEVTLERVRVQTEMIAKCNRHFNNIREREAHRDDLDTARCLYSQAFGTKKCLEALKEKGIDIPQESIDLFAGQEKEYGEEAARPDVGEIPEEYLCMSSLALASKFLNENDLAAIDPYGSNAGLINAGTAVILQTPCSSQGEPSAERSAVPLVEGSTAPPVLPSSDPGSAPLGASSMVDEEAPDPVLPAEGRETRPGLDDLVELSDSSIERSGQNESSDGAPPGVGED; this is encoded by the exons ATGGCGGCTGAGATCGACGTGTCGATAAATGTTCGAGCCTTCGAGGAGTTGACGTATCTTAAGTCGATGGGGGAAGGGTTGTACTCGATCCAGATGAGGCCGAACTACAACATTATCGTCGGGCATCCCAACAGGACGAACAACTGGCAGCGTTTTTATTTCTACGTCAAGTCGGATGAGTTTGCTTTCGAGGAGCCTCCCGGCGACACCTTTC TTGATCATCCGGATACGGCGGCTTATCCCGAAGAATTTAGGGAGAACGCTCGGGCTGTCGCACTGCTCGCTCAAGAAAGTTGGGATAATATTACTGTGGAAAGGATTCGGCGAGTCATCGACAGGATCTCGCGAA AGGATTGGAGATCTGATCTTTTGCCACTAGTGACTGGTCGCAAACGTCGGTTTTCATTATTAACGAGAGCGGAACAGGGAAAGATCACCACTGCAAGAGAGATGAAGGCCCTTCCAGACTTAAGTGCAATCATCGGGAAAAGATTGAGTGGCTCGTCTAGTGACGTGCCGTCAAGGACTCCTCACGGAGTTGATCGCAGGGAGTCTCCTCCAGCGGTCATTCGACCATCGCCGGTTCCCGACTCTGTCGGTTCCGAACCTTCAAGGGAAATTTTG GAAATTGCTGCCGAGGTTCGTCAGAATGAACCTccccaaaagaagaagaagaagcatgcTGAAAAGGACCCGGTACCGAGTGTCGGGGCAGAGAATCGAGAGCTCGTGGTTCACGAAGAGTCGAGTCGTGGTAACGCGGCTTCGCCTTCTGGGCCATCTGTTGATCGAGGTTCTGACGGCCGAGACCATTCTAAGACGCCCGAAGGGAGGCGCGAAGCAGGAGTTTCTCAATCGATCACTGCCACCACTCCTCGTTCTACACCGTCGGCCCCCGGAGGCAGCTCTACTCGAAAGAAAGGTCCCGTCAAGTTCCCTGATCACGTGGAGTTCAAATACGACGGTGACACGCCGCTCGCCTACGACCCGGAGGAATGCGCCGAGTTAGTTCACCAAATCCGAGGAGGTGCAAAAGATATGCCGCCGGTTAAAGACCTTATCTTCAAGGATGCTTATGTCGATGCGGCAAGGACCAAGGTTCTG AGTGATGGTAGCTTGAATTACGTCGTTGAGCTGTACGACACGGCCTTGAAAGGAACTATCTCCAAGTTGAAGAACACTGAAAGGCTCGTGCGAGTGAATAACTCAGCTCTTGACCTTAAAACGAGTGAGTTCAAAGCAGTGATCGAGAAGGCTGAGACAGAGCATAGTCGATTACTCGCAGAGAAGAAGGCCCAGAAGGCGAAGTTCACGGAGAAGTTTGGAGAGCTGAAGGGCAAATTCAAGACTGCTGGCGAGAAGATCAGAGTTCTTGAGCGAGAAAAAGCCTCTCTTGAGGAAGAGAAGGCCGCttgggagaaggagaaggccGCTACAGCCTTAAGGCATCTGAAGGAGATTAATCGGTTGAGGGACTCCCGAAGCTACGAGGTTACCCTTGAGAGGGTCCGCGTCCAGACTGAGATGATCGCAAAGTGCAATAGGCACTTCAACAACATTCGCGAGCGGGAGGCTCATCGTGATGATTTAGACACCGCGAGGTGTCTCTACAGTCAAGCATTCGGGACGAAGAAATGTCTTGAGGCGCTTAAGGAGAAAGGGATCGACATCCCTCAGGAATCGATCGATCTGTTCGCCGGGCAGGAAAAAGAGTATGGTGAAGAAGCCGCTCGCCCTGATGTGGGTGAAATTCCTGAAGAGTATCTCTGCATGTCTTCTCTCGCTCTAGCGTCTAAGTTCCTCAACGAGAACGACCTGGCGGCGATCGATCCGTATGGGTCGAACGCTGGTTTGATCAATGCCGGAACCGCTGTTATCCTTCAGACTCCATGCAGCTCGCAAGGCGAGCCGTCAGCTGAGAGGTCGGCGGTTCCGTTGGTCGAGGGATCGACAGCTCCTCCCGTACTTCCCTCGAGTGATCCTGGTTCAGCTCCCTTAGGAGCAAGCTCTATGGTTGATGAAGAGGCACCAGATCCGGTCCTCCCCGCTGAAGGAAGAGAAACGAGACCCGGTCTTGATGACCTGGTCGAGTTGTCTGATTCTTCGATCGAAAGAAGCGGCCAGAACGAGTCCAGCGACGGAGCACCTCCCGGAGTAGGGGAAGATTAG
- the LOC106437417 gene encoding uncharacterized protein LOC106437417, with product MDAFSGYNQIMMHPDDREKTSFITDKGTYCYKVMPFGLKNAGATYQRLVNRMFADKLGNTMEVYIDDMLRGIEANPKQITAILDLPSPKNIREVQRLTGRIEVLNRFISRSTDKCLPFYEVLRGNKRFVSDAKCDEVFRQLKQCLTTPPVLSKPEAGDTLSLYIAVSSTAVSSVLIRKDRGDQKPIFYTSKRMTDPETRYPTLEKMALAVITSARKLRPYFQSHTVEVLTNQPLRTVMHNTNQSRRFSKWAIELSEHDIVFKNRTTAKSQVLADFLIELAPELEQDLILSSQNRILHVNGSSTNKGSGAGVQLQSPIGELIRQSFSFGFTASNNEAEYESLIAGLRLAKAVKAKRLSAYCDSQLVTSQFSGHYDARNERMEAYLKVVQTLAKDFEFFELTKVPRGENVCVDALAALGSRLRDQVKRTIPIHKIDNPSIELSPSELTVVAPIIEATPMDEDPAAEKTEAADWRTEFINYLVDGNLPPEKWIARRLKTRSAHYIILDGELHRWTATKVLLKCINGEETHLVMAETHEGAAGNHSGGQALALKVKSVGFYWPTMNADCEAYTQRCDQCQRHASTIHSPTELLWTMMAPYPFMRWGMDIIGPMPSSRQKCFVLILTDYFTKWIEAKAFASITEKEVQRFVWKNIICRHGLPYEIVTDNGSQFISNKFREFCERWRIRLNTSSLWYPQSNGQAEASNMIIIDGLKKRLDLKKGCWADELDGVLWSHRTTPRGAKKSTHFSMAHGVEAMAPAEVNVTSLRRSKMPQNVELNCDLLFDALDAIEERRDQALLRIQNYQHQIEIYYNKKVKSRPLELGDIVLRKVFENTKELNAGKLGTNWEGPYKIAQVIKPGVYSLETSTGEPVPRAWNSMHL from the exons atggacgccttctcaggaTACAATCAAATCATGATGCACCCAGACGATCGAGAGAAGACATCATTCATCACCGATAAAGGGACATATTGTTACAAAGTGATGCCATTCGGCCTTAAGAACGCCGGTGcgacttaccaacgactcgtcaATCGAATGTTCGCCGACAAATTGGGGAACACGATGGAGGTCTACATCGACGATATGCTG CGAGGAATCGAGGCGAATCCTAAGCAGATCACAGCCATACTTGATCTCCCTAGTCCAAAGAACATCAGAGAAGTTCAGCGACTCACGGGAAGGATTGAAGTATTGAACCGCTTCATCTCTAGGTCCACGGATAAATGCCTCCCCTTTTACGAGGTACTGCGCGGAAATAAACGTTTCGTCTCGGACGCGAAGTGTGATGAGGTGTTCAGACAGCTCAAACAGTGTCTTACGACTCCTCCCGTGTTATCCAAACCCGAAGCCGGTGAtacactttctctctatatcgCAGTATCCTCTACCGCGGTCAGCAGCGTCCTCATCCGAAAAGATCGAGGAGATCAGAAGCCCATCTTCTACACGAGCAAACGAATGACCGACCCAGAAACTAGATACCCCACCCTCGAGAAAATGGCTCTTGCTGTCATCACGTCAGCAAGGAAGCTGCGTCCTTACTTCCAATCGCACACGGTCGAAGTACTGACGAATCAACCACTCCGCACAGTAATGCATAACACTAATCAATCCAGACGATTTTCGAAGTGGGCTATCGAGCTCAGCGAGCACGACATTGTGTTCAAAAATCGAACAACAGCAAAATCCCAAGTCCTTGCTGACTTCCTGATCGAGCTCGCGCCAGAGCTAGAGCAAGACCTAATCCTTTCAAGTCAAAATAGGATACTCCACGTCAACGGATCGTCAACAAACAAAGGGTCAGGAGCAGGAGTCCAGCTGCAGTCCCCAATAGGCGAGCTAATCAGACAGTCGTTCAGTTTCGGCTTCACCGCTTCAAACAATGAAGCGGAATACGAGTCGTTGATCGCAGGACTACGACTCGCTAAGGCAGTCAAAGCAAAACGCCTCAGTGCATACTGCGACTCACAACTCGTTACCAGTCAGTTTAGCGGCCACTACGATGCTCGCAATGAACGAATGGAAGCATACCTTAAAGTCGTTCAAACACTCGCTAAAGActtcgagttcttcgaactcaccAAAGTCCCCAGAGGAGAGAACGTGTGCGTCGACGCCCTCGCTGCCTTGGGGAGCAGGCTGCGCGATCAGGTGAAACGGACCATTCCCATCCACAAGATCGACAACCCAAGCATCGAGCTCTCGCCTAGCGAATTGACCGTTGTAGCACCCATAATCGAAGCCACTCCCATGGACGAAGACCCCGCAGCGGAAAAAACTGAAGCCGCGGACTGGAGGACAGAATTCATCAACTATCTGGTCGATGGAAATCTACCTCCCGAGAAGTGGATTGCAAGACGACTCAAGACACGGAGTGCCCACTATATCATCTTGGATGGAGAGCTCCATCGATGGACCGCAACTAAAGTACTCTTAAAATGCATCAACGGCGAAGAAACACATCTTGTCATGGCCGAAACACATGAAGGCGCTGCAGGAAATCACTCTGGAGGTCAAGCACTCGCTCTAAAAGTCAAAAGCGTTGGCTTTTACTGGCCAACGATGAACGCGGATTGCGAAGCATACACTCAACGGTGCGACCAATGCCAGCGACACGCTTCGACAATCCATTCCCCGACAGAGCTGCTATGGACGATGATGGCACCATACCCTTTtatgcgatggggaatggacataATCGGCCCTATGCCGAGCTCTCGACAGAAGTGCTTTGTCTTAATCCTAACTGACTACTTCACAAAGTGGATCGAGGCAAAAGCTTTCGCCAGCATAACAGAAAAAGAAGTTCAACGGTTCGtgtggaaaaacatcatctgtcgCCACGGCCTACCTTACGAAATAGTGACTGACAATGGCTCCCAGTTCATATCGAACAAGTTTCGAGAGTTTTGCGAAAGATGGAGAATCCGACTCAACACATCGAGTTTGTGGTACCCGCAGAGCAACGGTCAAGCTGAGGCATCCAACATGATCATAATCGACGGGTTAAAGAAACGCCTCGACTTGAAAAAAGGATGCTGGGCCGATGAACTCGACGGTGTTCTCTGGTCGCATAGAACGACTCCTCGAGGAGCAAAAAAATCAACTCATTTTTCAATGGCCCACGGAGTCGAAGCTATGGCCCCCGCTGAAGTAAACGTAACCAGTCTACGTCGGTCAAAAATGCCGCAGAACGTCGAGCTTAACTGCGACTTGCTATTCGATGCTTTGGACGCTATCGAAGAACGACGCGACCAAGCCTTGCTCCGCATCCAGAACTATCAGCATCAGATCGAAATCTACTACAACAAGAAGGTCAAGTCTCGACCTCTCGAACTGGGCGATATTGTACTCCGCAAAGTGTTCGAAAATACTAAGGAGCTGAACGCAGGCAAGCTTGGAACTAACTGGGAAGGACCGTACAAGATCGCCCAAGTCATTAAACCAGGAGTCTATTCACTCGAGACATCAACAGGCGAACCTGTTCCCAGAGCATGGAACTCCATGCATCTCTGA